Proteins from a genomic interval of Danio rerio strain Tuebingen ecotype United States chromosome 4, GRCz12tu, whole genome shotgun sequence:
- the LOC108183843 gene encoding protein NLRC3-like isoform X5, with the protein MEDTHTSGDQDLFTGCSSVHQKRAEAEPSCVSMKSDKSMDHPIKFKSENTGPAVSSIQQKRAEAEPSCVSMKSDRSKAERIYFKSENTRPAVSVDRDDQTGDLQQDSLQPEHDELQRVKEQHKTSMKNKYERIFEGINHGETQTLLNRIYTQLYIIEGESEGVNEEHEVLHMEKRARTKPSQHTPVYCNDIFKASAGAGHEEKIKKEKAQIKTVLTKGIAGIGKTVSVQKFILDWAEGKDHQDVDFMFVLPFRELNLIRDHQYSLHSLLLDFHPELEDLEPKIYEQCRVVFIFDGLDESRITLNFSDEEKVCAVTETSSVAVLMWSLLKGDLLPSALIWITSRPAAAHLIPSRYISRLTEIQGFTEPQKEEYFRKRISDEHQASRIISHIRRARSLQIMCHIPVFCWISSTVLQKLLEEDVSAEIPQTLTEMYIHFLLIQINMRKQKYEERDPEKLLQSNRGVILKLAEVAFRQLMKGNVMFYEEDLIESGVDVTDASVYSGICTEIFKEESVIHQRKVYSFIHLSFQEFLAAFFVFYCHLTENRVPLRVILGYSYDQHLQSSSEKPLYDLLSSAVYKAVRSSNGHLDLFLRFLLGVSLESNQRLFQDLLTHTEKSSESIRRTTQYIKDKIKRDDPLSAERSINLFLCLLEVKDQTLAREIQEFVKSDKHSEEKLSPAHCSTISYMIEMSEEPLDELDSNKFNTSDEGRRRLIAAVRNCRRAL; encoded by the exons atggaggacacacacacTTCTGGAGATCAGGATTTGTTTACAGGATGCAG ttcagttcatcagaagagagcagaagcagagcccagctgtgtgtctatgaagagtgacaAGTCTATGGATCACCCAATAAAATTTAAGAGTGAAAACACAGGACCTGCTGTCAG TTCAATTCAAcagaagagagcagaagcagagcccagctgtgtgtctatgaagagtgaccGGTCTAAGGCTGAACGAATATATTTTAAGAGTGAAAACACACGACCTGCTGTCAG TGTGGATAGAGATGATCAGACTGGAGACCTGCAGCAGGATTCACTTCAACCAGAACATGATGAACTTCAGAGAGTCAAAGAgcagcacaaaaccagcatgaagaacaagtatgagagaatatttgagggaatcaaccatggagagactcaaaccctcctgaacaggatctacacacagctctacatcatagaaggagagagtgaaggagtgaatgaagaacatgaggttttacatatggagaaaagagccagaacaaaaccctcacaacacactccagtctactgcaatgacatctttaaagcctcagctggagcaggacatgaggagaagatcaagaaggagaaagcccagatcaagactgttctcactaaaggcatcgctggaatcggaaaaaccgtctctgtgcagaagttcattctggactgggccgagggaaaagaccatcaggatgtagatttcatgtttgtgcttccatttcgagagctgaacttgatcagagatcatcagtacagtcttcacagccttctgctggactttcatcctgaacttgaagatctggagcccaagatttatgagcagtgtagagttgtgttcatctttgatggtctggatgaaagcagaatcacactcaacttttcagatgaggagaaagtttgtgctgtgactgaaACTTCATCAGTGGCTGTTTTGATGTGGAGCCTTCTGAAAGGAGATCTCCTTCcatctgctctcatctggatcacctccagaccagcagcagcccatCTGATCCCCTCCAGATACATCAGCCGTCTGACAGAgattcagggattcactgagcctcagaaggaggaatatttcaggaagagaatcagcgacgagcatcaagccagcagaatcatctcccacatcagaagagcaagaagcctgcagatcatgtgccacatacccgtcttctgctggatctcctccactgtgcttcagaaactcctggaagaagatgtgagtgcagaaattcctcaaactctgactgagatgtacatccacttcttgctgattcagatcaacatgaggaagcagaagtatgaagagagagatccagagaaactcctgcagtccaacagaggagtgatcctcaaacttgctgaagtggctttcagacagctgatgaagggcaatgtgatgttctatgaggaggacctgattgagagcggcgtagacgtcactgacgcctcagtgtattctgggatctgcactgagatcttcaaggaggaatctgtgattcatcagaggaaagtctacagcttcatccatctcagctttcaggagtttctggctgctttctttgtgttttactgccatttaacagagaacagagtACCGCTGAGGGTGATTTTAGGATATTCATATGATCAACATCTACAGTCCAGCTCTGAGAAGCCTCTGTATGATCTGCTCAGTTCAGCAGTATATAAAGCTGTCAGGAGTAGTaatggtcatctggatctgttcctgcggttcctgctgggcgtctcactagagtccaatcagagactctttcaggatctgctgacacacacagagaagagcTCCGAGAGCATCAGGAGAACcacacagtacattaaagacAAGATCAAGAGAGATGACCCTCTCTcagctgaaagatccatcaatctgttcctctgtctgctggaggtgaaagatcagactctggccagagagattcaggagtttgtaaaatcagacaaacactcagaggagaaactctctcctgctcactgctcaacaatctcCTACATGATTGAGATGTCAGAGGAGCCGCTGGATGAGTTAGACTCTAATAAATTCAACACATCAGATGAGGGAAGACGGAGACTGATAGCAGCtgtgagaaactgcagaagagctctgtga
- the LOC108183843 gene encoding protein NLRC3-like isoform X4, with the protein MICRSFRNESESVSSRVSKFFRSIMEDTHTSGDQDLFTGCSSVHQKRAEAEPSCVSMKSDKSMDHPIKFKSENTGPAVSSIQQKRAEAEPSCVSMKSDRSKAERIYFKSENTRPAVSVDRDDQTGDLQQDSLQPEHDELQRVKEQHKTSMKNKYERIFEGINHGETQTLLNRIYTQLYIIEGESEGVNEEHEVLHMEKRARTKPSQHTPVYCNDIFKASAGAGHEEKIKKEKAQIKTVLTKGIAGIGKTVSVQKFILDWAEGKDHQDVDFMFVLPFRELNLIRDHQYSLHSLLLDFHPELEDLEPKIYEQCRVVFIFDGLDESRITLNFSDEEKVCAVTETSSVAVLMWSLLKGDLLPSALIWITSRPAAAHLIPSRYISRLTEIQGFTEPQKEEYFRKRISDEHQASRIISHIRRARSLQIMCHIPVFCWISSTVLQKLLEEDVSAEIPQTLTEMYIHFLLIQINMRKQKYEERDPEKLLQSNRGVILKLAEVAFRQLMKGNVMFYEEDLIESGVDVTDASVYSGICTEIFKEESVIHQRKVYSFIHLSFQEFLAAFFVFYCHLTENRVPLRVILGYSYDQHLQSSSEKPLYDLLSSAVYKAVRSSNGHLDLFLRFLLGVSLESNQRLFQDLLTHTEKSSESIRRTTQYIKDKIKRDDPLSAERSINLFLCLLEVKDQTLAREIQEFVKSDKHSEEKLSPAHCSTISYMIEMSEEPLDELDSNKFNTSDEGRRRLIAAVRNCRRAL; encoded by the exons ATGATCTGCCGCTCCTTCAGAAACGAAAGTGAAAGTG TTTCTTCTAGAGTTTCTAAATTCTTCAGGTCCatcatggaggacacacacacTTCTGGAGATCAGGATTTGTTTACAGGATGCAG ttcagttcatcagaagagagcagaagcagagcccagctgtgtgtctatgaagagtgacaAGTCTATGGATCACCCAATAAAATTTAAGAGTGAAAACACAGGACCTGCTGTCAG TTCAATTCAAcagaagagagcagaagcagagcccagctgtgtgtctatgaagagtgaccGGTCTAAGGCTGAACGAATATATTTTAAGAGTGAAAACACACGACCTGCTGTCAG TGTGGATAGAGATGATCAGACTGGAGACCTGCAGCAGGATTCACTTCAACCAGAACATGATGAACTTCAGAGAGTCAAAGAgcagcacaaaaccagcatgaagaacaagtatgagagaatatttgagggaatcaaccatggagagactcaaaccctcctgaacaggatctacacacagctctacatcatagaaggagagagtgaaggagtgaatgaagaacatgaggttttacatatggagaaaagagccagaacaaaaccctcacaacacactccagtctactgcaatgacatctttaaagcctcagctggagcaggacatgaggagaagatcaagaaggagaaagcccagatcaagactgttctcactaaaggcatcgctggaatcggaaaaaccgtctctgtgcagaagttcattctggactgggccgagggaaaagaccatcaggatgtagatttcatgtttgtgcttccatttcgagagctgaacttgatcagagatcatcagtacagtcttcacagccttctgctggactttcatcctgaacttgaagatctggagcccaagatttatgagcagtgtagagttgtgttcatctttgatggtctggatgaaagcagaatcacactcaacttttcagatgaggagaaagtttgtgctgtgactgaaACTTCATCAGTGGCTGTTTTGATGTGGAGCCTTCTGAAAGGAGATCTCCTTCcatctgctctcatctggatcacctccagaccagcagcagcccatCTGATCCCCTCCAGATACATCAGCCGTCTGACAGAgattcagggattcactgagcctcagaaggaggaatatttcaggaagagaatcagcgacgagcatcaagccagcagaatcatctcccacatcagaagagcaagaagcctgcagatcatgtgccacatacccgtcttctgctggatctcctccactgtgcttcagaaactcctggaagaagatgtgagtgcagaaattcctcaaactctgactgagatgtacatccacttcttgctgattcagatcaacatgaggaagcagaagtatgaagagagagatccagagaaactcctgcagtccaacagaggagtgatcctcaaacttgctgaagtggctttcagacagctgatgaagggcaatgtgatgttctatgaggaggacctgattgagagcggcgtagacgtcactgacgcctcagtgtattctgggatctgcactgagatcttcaaggaggaatctgtgattcatcagaggaaagtctacagcttcatccatctcagctttcaggagtttctggctgctttctttgtgttttactgccatttaacagagaacagagtACCGCTGAGGGTGATTTTAGGATATTCATATGATCAACATCTACAGTCCAGCTCTGAGAAGCCTCTGTATGATCTGCTCAGTTCAGCAGTATATAAAGCTGTCAGGAGTAGTaatggtcatctggatctgttcctgcggttcctgctgggcgtctcactagagtccaatcagagactctttcaggatctgctgacacacacagagaagagcTCCGAGAGCATCAGGAGAACcacacagtacattaaagacAAGATCAAGAGAGATGACCCTCTCTcagctgaaagatccatcaatctgttcctctgtctgctggaggtgaaagatcagactctggccagagagattcaggagtttgtaaaatcagacaaacactcagaggagaaactctctcctgctcactgctcaacaatctcCTACATGATTGAGATGTCAGAGGAGCCGCTGGATGAGTTAGACTCTAATAAATTCAACACATCAGATGAGGGAAGACGGAGACTGATAGCAGCtgtgagaaactgcagaagagctctgtga